A region of Legionella donaldsonii DNA encodes the following proteins:
- a CDS encoding cupin domain-containing protein, with product MTKGQLAQPKEVIYELIRKNGYFPNNPHYPLLIYKNMVAFTDQPPQAIQAFLRQNQWINSWVDGIYKNHHYHSNTHELLVVIAGYCQVQIGGAQGKMYEIARGDVIILPAGVAHKNRRSTNDFKCIGAYPFDVECDMNYGKAEEHPQVVDNIKQVGLPARDPLFGEEGLLFDYWK from the coding sequence ATGACTAAGGGACAACTCGCGCAGCCCAAAGAAGTGATTTATGAATTAATTAGAAAAAACGGTTATTTCCCTAACAACCCTCACTATCCCTTATTGATTTATAAAAACATGGTTGCTTTTACTGACCAACCACCGCAGGCCATTCAGGCGTTTTTGCGACAGAACCAATGGATCAATTCCTGGGTTGATGGAATCTATAAAAACCATCATTACCATAGTAACACGCATGAATTATTGGTTGTGATTGCAGGGTATTGCCAGGTTCAGATTGGCGGCGCTCAAGGTAAAATGTATGAGATTGCTCGCGGTGATGTCATTATTCTGCCTGCCGGTGTGGCTCATAAAAACAGGCGTTCAACCAACGATTTCAAATGCATTGGTGCTTATCCTTTTGATGTCGAGTGCGACATGAATTATGGCAAAGCGGAAGAACATCCCCAGGTCGTCGATAACATCAAGCAGGTAGGATTACCAGCTAGGGATCCTCTGTTTGGAGAAGAGGGTTTGCTATTCGATTATTGGAAATAA
- a CDS encoding saccharopine dehydrogenase family protein, giving the protein MKIKKVFILGGYGNFGRYIAKVLSTNPNIQLIIGGRRLEKAQVFVKTLAPIHPAQAIRCDISQNLATIFAAVQPDIVIHTAGPFQGQDYRVAEACLEQGCHYIDLADSRDFVHGISRLDSEATEKNLFICSGASSLPALTSAVIDHYLDQFSVLEKVDYAIATAQLTNQGLATTAGVLSYAGKPFYSLIDGKQQLIYGWQDLQLKPFWQLNKRFLGNCDVPDLALFPERYPQLKTIRFQASLELRTLQLILFFMSWLVRLNLFPSLDKSAVALLKISHWFNVFGHDNTGFYMELSGVDRQQQVKQIRFDIYAKHGDGLYIPCIPAILLAERLSDEEQRLSGATACMGQISLTDYLDTLQRLQLDISWREQ; this is encoded by the coding sequence ATGAAAATAAAAAAAGTATTCATTCTTGGTGGGTACGGCAATTTTGGCCGTTACATTGCAAAGGTGTTGAGTACGAATCCCAATATCCAATTAATCATTGGTGGGCGACGCCTTGAGAAGGCGCAGGTCTTTGTTAAAACCCTGGCGCCGATTCATCCTGCCCAGGCTATTCGCTGCGATATTTCGCAAAACCTGGCAACGATCTTTGCAGCAGTGCAACCCGATATTGTTATTCATACTGCTGGTCCTTTCCAGGGCCAGGACTATCGAGTTGCCGAAGCCTGTCTAGAGCAAGGTTGTCATTACATTGATTTGGCTGATTCGCGGGATTTTGTGCATGGTATCTCTAGACTGGACTCGGAAGCAACGGAGAAAAATCTTTTCATTTGCAGTGGCGCAAGCTCCTTACCCGCATTAACCAGCGCTGTTATCGACCATTACCTTGATCAATTTTCAGTCCTGGAGAAAGTGGACTATGCCATCGCAACGGCGCAATTAACCAATCAGGGATTAGCAACAACTGCCGGTGTTCTAAGTTACGCCGGGAAACCTTTTTATAGCCTGATTGATGGCAAACAACAGCTGATTTACGGCTGGCAAGATTTGCAATTAAAACCATTCTGGCAATTGAATAAACGCTTTCTTGGTAATTGTGATGTCCCTGATTTAGCCTTGTTTCCTGAACGTTATCCCCAGTTAAAAACCATTCGCTTTCAGGCGAGTTTGGAATTAAGAACCTTGCAGTTAATTCTATTTTTTATGTCCTGGCTGGTCAGACTTAACCTCTTTCCCTCTCTCGATAAATCTGCTGTAGCACTCCTTAAAATCTCTCATTGGTTCAATGTATTTGGCCATGATAATACTGGTTTTTATATGGAACTCTCTGGAGTGGATCGCCAGCAACAGGTTAAACAAATACGCTTTGATATTTACGCCAAACACGGAGATGGCCTCTATATACCCTGTATCCCGGCGATTTTGCTCGCTGAGCGATTAAGTGATGAAGAACAGCGGTTATCCGGTGCTACAGCCTGTATGGGGCAGATTTCCCTCACGGATTATTTAGATACGTTACAGCGACTACAATTAGATATCAGTTGGCGGGAACAATAA
- a CDS encoding flavin-containing monooxygenase, translated as MHKLAIIGAGPSGLTSAVAAIKEGLAPTLFEMSYRLGGVWGPDERSIDDASTAWPGMRVNISRHTGTFSDFSWPKEASDFPTTQEVYDYLCHYAQHHKLERSIRFNSPIIQIIPKDKHWLVRWQTDRKQTQEESFDSVLICTSKFSHPFIPPFQGLEKLKDNWLHSAKYRGPEPFKDKKVLVVGGSLSGTSIAEELAKVTSVTHLIRKERWMIKRYRSSDPKNNGPLLPRDLLKSYASAQEVLSNEQQYQRMLEHCAEQNEFPEWRMHPHSPVDFVIAEEYLHWVRLGKLKPVRGDIKHFNKTSLMLETGERLDFDVVIFCTGYQRNLSFLPDALRLKSPLYEDTFPTDFKGIAFIGMYPGARGAVFPLAELQAELACAVFSGRYTLPSTEQMLKEMAETPTHRDEVQFTLSLAERLGIAPNPDSFPPGIRRLLIHGAYTPARFRLTGKHSNPAMALDLIKETACHRRQLLRSKNKE; from the coding sequence ATGCACAAATTAGCTATTATTGGCGCGGGTCCATCAGGCCTGACTTCTGCTGTAGCAGCCATTAAAGAGGGATTAGCTCCAACCCTTTTTGAAATGTCCTATCGGCTGGGTGGCGTTTGGGGTCCAGATGAACGAAGCATTGATGATGCCAGTACTGCCTGGCCAGGCATGAGGGTTAATATCTCTCGTCATACAGGAACCTTTTCTGATTTCAGTTGGCCTAAGGAGGCCAGTGATTTTCCCACCACTCAAGAGGTTTATGACTATTTATGTCATTATGCCCAGCATCATAAGCTTGAGCGTTCTATTCGATTTAACTCACCAATTATTCAAATAATCCCTAAAGATAAACACTGGCTTGTTCGATGGCAAACCGATCGTAAGCAAACTCAAGAAGAATCCTTCGACTCCGTCCTGATTTGCACCAGTAAATTTTCGCATCCTTTTATTCCCCCTTTTCAAGGATTGGAGAAATTAAAAGACAACTGGCTCCATAGCGCCAAATATCGCGGTCCAGAACCCTTTAAAGATAAAAAGGTGTTAGTGGTAGGCGGCTCATTAAGTGGTACTTCCATTGCAGAAGAATTGGCAAAAGTAACCTCGGTGACTCATTTAATTCGTAAAGAGCGTTGGATGATCAAAAGATACCGCTCCTCCGATCCAAAAAATAATGGCCCTCTGCTGCCGAGAGATCTTTTGAAATCTTATGCGAGTGCACAGGAGGTACTTTCAAACGAACAACAATATCAACGGATGCTTGAGCATTGCGCTGAGCAAAATGAATTTCCCGAATGGCGTATGCACCCTCACTCCCCCGTCGATTTTGTCATTGCAGAGGAGTATTTGCATTGGGTTCGTCTCGGTAAACTGAAACCTGTACGCGGTGATATCAAGCATTTCAACAAAACCAGTCTCATGCTGGAAACGGGTGAGCGCCTTGATTTTGACGTCGTCATTTTTTGCACCGGTTATCAGCGAAATTTATCCTTCCTGCCCGACGCGTTGCGCTTAAAATCCCCCCTTTATGAAGATACCTTTCCCACCGACTTTAAGGGCATTGCTTTTATTGGTATGTACCCGGGTGCGCGTGGGGCGGTATTCCCACTGGCTGAACTGCAGGCAGAATTGGCTTGTGCCGTATTTAGCGGTCGATATACCTTGCCTTCAACCGAGCAGATGCTAAAAGAAATGGCCGAAACACCAACCCATCGCGACGAAGTACAATTTACACTGTCCTTGGCTGAGCGCCTGGGTATAGCACCCAATCCTGATTCCTTTCCTCCAGGTATTCGCCGCCTGTTAATTCATGGCGCATACACGCCGGCCCGGTTTCGGTTGACCGGGAAGCATAGCAATCCTGCGATGGCTTTAGATCTGATTAAAGAGACAGCGTGTCATCGACGTCAATTATTACGGTCAAAAAATAAAGAGTAA
- a CDS encoding bacteriocin yields the protein MTKRKDKQPTDKKLNKLSDKELKEISGGAEGERVDRARVDRLVIKPTSVRRWRE from the coding sequence ATGACAAAGAGAAAAGACAAACAACCCACCGATAAAAAGTTAAATAAATTATCTGATAAAGAGCTGAAGGAAATTTCAGGCGGTGCGGAAGGAGAACGAGTCGACAGGGCAAGAGTTGACAGGTTAGTCATAAAGCCAACAAGCGTTAGGCGCTGGAGAGAGTAA
- the tehB gene encoding SAM-dependent methyltransferase TehB translates to MPINHDEFRCYKEIELSEQGKLQFFLNKHSTKEGTWGLLQLREGEIDFIFLNGAEEELARHRLNQQEPQLLIPPASWHKIIPLSDNWRASLQFYCKPQRYFYKKYGLPEIHSDLLQVYQTYLHQQEKMAVLDVGCGSGRNPLFLASLGHSVTGMDINETAMQQITEIAQKEGLTTIQTIIQDFNLPLNPGHQAYDFVYSTVTLQFLNAKRIPALLTELQQMTAPQGFHFLVFPIKAEPYLYPSSFTFLAEKDELYHFYQDCGWSILEYKETVGNLHKLDEHGKPIQGLFGFLFAQKLR, encoded by the coding sequence ATGCCGATCAATCATGATGAATTTCGATGCTACAAAGAAATCGAACTCAGTGAGCAGGGGAAACTGCAATTCTTTTTAAATAAACACAGCACTAAAGAGGGAACCTGGGGTCTTTTGCAACTAAGGGAGGGTGAAATCGATTTTATTTTCCTTAATGGCGCAGAAGAAGAATTAGCCCGGCATCGACTTAATCAGCAGGAACCCCAATTATTAATACCACCGGCTTCCTGGCATAAAATTATCCCCCTCAGTGACAATTGGCGTGCATCACTCCAGTTTTACTGCAAGCCGCAGCGCTATTTTTATAAAAAATATGGTCTTCCTGAGATCCATAGTGATTTATTGCAGGTGTACCAGACCTATCTTCACCAGCAAGAAAAAATGGCCGTGCTGGATGTAGGATGTGGCTCCGGGAGGAATCCCTTATTTTTAGCCTCATTAGGGCATTCCGTGACGGGCATGGACATCAATGAAACCGCCATGCAGCAAATAACCGAGATAGCCCAGAAAGAAGGGCTGACAACTATTCAAACGATTATCCAGGACTTCAATTTGCCATTAAATCCCGGCCATCAAGCCTATGATTTTGTCTACTCAACGGTTACCTTGCAATTTTTAAATGCGAAACGCATCCCGGCTTTGTTAACTGAACTCCAACAAATGACCGCGCCTCAAGGCTTTCATTTCCTGGTTTTTCCAATCAAGGCAGAGCCCTATCTTTACCCTTCATCGTTTACTTTTTTGGCAGAAAAAGACGAGCTGTATCATTTTTACCAGGACTGTGGCTGGTCAATTCTGGAGTACAAAGAAACGGTAGGCAACCTTCATAAACTGGATGAGCATGGTAAACCTATCCAGGGATTATTTGGTTTCTTATTTGCGCAAAAACTGAGATAA
- a CDS encoding nitric-oxide reductase large subunit, with the protein MSTIFSSEIKDNIETDKVAAVLKWILLITAIICFMILIWGTVKTYQLAPPLPTKFISESGETIITADDIIAGKAGFQRADLMDYGSLYGMGSYFGEDFTAKYLVQLGRLIEENIAQTDFGKSFANLSEGDQYVTRNKMQQLLHEIRLDQSTAILLPPVVKAVRQLQVDISQALLNHNFETGYTRAYSLDNQSALQTASFLIYSSLTTIAHRPGKNYSYTNNWPHEPTLGNLPTSATFYWTWISFCFVFLGFGAVLYVYHRYLSELDTGVMSPVLLGFKPLTDSQRKLGQYFAVVALFLLAQILVGAIMAHYYTERDGFYGLSINAFLPFNFLRDVHTQTPIIWIGLSWISAAIFLAPIISGKEAKGQGFLVDLLFWVTLFVVGGAILGNYLGIMGYVNPVWFWLGNQGLSYIQLGRLWQIGFCIGLFLWSFIVFRGMWPTWEQLKTATVEFWTGRIRLEHLFWASTINVAVLYCFGMIPLTGIEKSFTITDFWRWWVVHLWVEQSFEFFTACATAYLLMGTGLVSRRLAERIVLLESILIFLGGVIGTGHHWYWTGTPDIWIPLGTMFSFIEVLPLVLLIIDAIEDYQRIRKQGNFTYKLAYLYILGAAFWNFVGAGVFGGGTLNAPLVNFYEHGTFLSLNHAHTALFGAFGLLALGLIYFCLRYAAGNQLIWSDRLGVWAFWLYNAGLVLWIFLNFFPIGWAQLMDVYENGLAHARSLEFYNTTLLWQWLRLPGDVVFALGALLMAYDFFIKLRPFFPKLARARSMPARVTTD; encoded by the coding sequence ATGAGTACTATTTTTTCATCGGAAATAAAAGACAACATAGAAACTGATAAAGTCGCCGCCGTTTTAAAATGGATTCTTCTGATAACTGCAATCATCTGCTTTATGATCCTGATATGGGGTACGGTCAAGACTTATCAACTAGCCCCGCCATTACCGACGAAATTTATCAGTGAATCCGGCGAGACTATCATTACTGCCGACGATATCATTGCGGGCAAAGCGGGTTTTCAGCGTGCTGATCTGATGGATTACGGTAGCCTATATGGTATGGGCTCGTATTTCGGTGAGGATTTCACTGCGAAATACCTTGTGCAACTTGGACGATTAATTGAAGAAAACATCGCTCAAACTGATTTTGGAAAATCCTTTGCCAATTTATCAGAGGGAGACCAATACGTTACTCGTAACAAGATGCAGCAACTTTTGCATGAAATAAGACTCGATCAAAGCACAGCCATTTTATTACCCCCTGTTGTAAAGGCTGTCAGGCAATTGCAAGTCGATATATCGCAGGCACTTCTTAACCATAATTTTGAAACGGGTTACACCCGCGCCTATAGTCTGGACAATCAAAGCGCGTTACAAACGGCCAGTTTTTTAATTTATTCCTCGCTGACAACCATTGCCCACCGACCTGGGAAAAATTATTCCTATACGAATAACTGGCCGCATGAGCCCACCCTGGGCAATCTCCCCACCTCCGCAACCTTCTACTGGACCTGGATTTCTTTTTGCTTTGTATTCCTTGGTTTTGGGGCGGTGCTTTATGTCTATCATCGTTATTTAAGCGAATTGGATACGGGCGTCATGAGCCCTGTCCTTTTAGGATTTAAACCGCTTACAGACAGTCAGCGAAAGTTAGGCCAGTATTTTGCTGTAGTTGCCCTTTTTCTATTAGCCCAAATCCTGGTTGGTGCGATCATGGCGCATTACTATACCGAACGAGACGGGTTTTATGGCCTCTCTATTAATGCCTTTTTGCCATTCAATTTCCTGCGTGATGTCCATACGCAAACACCCATTATCTGGATAGGGCTTTCCTGGATTAGCGCGGCTATATTTCTCGCGCCCATCATTAGCGGCAAGGAAGCCAAAGGACAGGGGTTTTTAGTCGATTTGCTGTTTTGGGTCACGCTATTTGTGGTTGGTGGAGCGATTCTTGGCAATTATCTTGGCATTATGGGCTATGTAAATCCTGTCTGGTTTTGGTTGGGTAATCAGGGCTTGTCCTATATTCAACTGGGTAGGCTCTGGCAAATCGGCTTTTGTATCGGCCTGTTCCTCTGGAGTTTTATTGTTTTCAGGGGCATGTGGCCGACATGGGAGCAACTAAAAACAGCCACCGTGGAGTTCTGGACTGGTCGAATCCGCCTGGAACATCTTTTCTGGGCAAGCACAATCAACGTCGCTGTACTGTATTGTTTTGGTATGATCCCTTTAACGGGCATTGAAAAATCCTTCACCATCACTGATTTTTGGCGTTGGTGGGTTGTGCATCTTTGGGTAGAGCAGTCCTTTGAATTTTTTACCGCCTGCGCCACGGCCTATCTTTTAATGGGTACCGGATTAGTTTCCAGACGGTTAGCGGAGCGTATTGTCCTTCTTGAATCAATCCTGATTTTTCTGGGTGGCGTTATTGGTACAGGACACCATTGGTATTGGACGGGTACACCGGATATCTGGATACCGTTGGGAACCATGTTTTCATTTATTGAAGTATTGCCTCTCGTCCTGTTAATTATTGATGCGATTGAGGATTATCAACGCATCAGGAAACAGGGTAATTTTACTTATAAATTGGCTTATCTTTATATTCTGGGCGCGGCTTTTTGGAATTTTGTCGGAGCAGGGGTATTCGGCGGCGGGACACTCAATGCCCCGCTGGTCAATTTTTATGAGCACGGCACCTTCCTTAGCCTGAATCATGCCCACACCGCCTTATTCGGCGCATTTGGTTTACTCGCACTGGGGTTAATTTATTTTTGCCTCCGTTATGCTGCAGGGAATCAACTGATCTGGAGTGACCGTTTAGGGGTATGGGCATTCTGGCTTTATAATGCGGGTCTGGTTTTATGGATTTTTTTAAATTTCTTCCCCATTGGTTGGGCTCAATTGATGGATGTTTATGAAAATGGGCTTGCCCACGCAAGAAGTCTTGAGTTTTACAATACCACCTTGTTATGGCAATGGTTACGCCTTCCCGGGGATGTGGTCTTTGCGCTTGGTGCACTATTAATGGCTTATGATTTCTTCATTAAATTGCGGCCATTTTTTCCAAAATTGGCTCGGGCACGTAGCATGCCTGCCAGGGTTACGACTGATTAA
- a CDS encoding tetratricopeptide repeat protein, which yields MVNLKNTKLVLLFLFLLGINHASFAQLTPWEKLEKQYLVAKEQGHFQEALTFARQAFAVARHSELKQFPMSCLYLGAAYHDQGNYKHAEMMYNYALSLGTKIYGSDSLAVAGAMDSLSKNYSAQGRYKEAEQFARKAMRILGKKYGKNGRMWASQLANLGWIQDEQGNYLKAEALYKKAQALLEKKPVQNVRQLATLLNNLASLYETQGKYEMAEQLHHQVIQMVERAQGQDHPTLATNFNNLGSLYITLGLYSKAEPLLNRALFLEKKYYGSKHIMTAVTLNDLGLLYTEQGNYQKAILMYQRSLTIDKKIEREGPDVATSLSNLARVYRILGQYHQAEEFALEALKMDKKFLPANHASIGRDLNNLARIYDAQGQAAKAEDLYQQAVLILEKAYGTEHPEVATSLNNLATMYAEKNQHHKAEKLYLRAIAINEKSLPPESPNAADALHNLAELYLREGKYSEAVTLSQRVVNLRQKALGVNHPEVAGSLNNLAQAYSKQSLYAKAEPLYLQAIGIVEKTLGPEHPDLATYMNNLAELYRAQKQYAKAKPLFEKALLISTQSLGARHPTVLAIQHNLKQCKE from the coding sequence ATGGTGAACTTGAAAAACACAAAGCTAGTTTTGCTATTTTTATTCTTACTAGGGATAAATCACGCCAGCTTTGCCCAATTAACTCCATGGGAAAAGCTCGAGAAACAATATTTAGTCGCAAAGGAACAAGGGCACTTCCAGGAAGCCCTTACGTTTGCGCGCCAGGCTTTTGCGGTAGCTAGGCATAGCGAGCTTAAACAATTCCCCATGAGTTGTCTTTATTTAGGCGCAGCCTATCATGATCAGGGTAACTATAAGCATGCTGAAATGATGTATAACTATGCTTTATCCCTGGGGACAAAGATTTATGGCTCCGATAGCCTTGCAGTTGCTGGAGCAATGGATAGTCTTTCTAAAAATTATTCTGCCCAAGGAAGATATAAAGAGGCAGAGCAGTTTGCTCGCAAAGCGATGAGAATCTTAGGTAAAAAATACGGTAAAAATGGCCGCATGTGGGCTTCACAGCTCGCTAATTTAGGTTGGATTCAAGATGAACAAGGCAATTATTTAAAAGCTGAGGCGCTCTATAAGAAAGCACAAGCACTCTTGGAGAAAAAGCCTGTGCAAAACGTACGTCAACTTGCTACTTTATTAAATAATCTCGCTTCTCTTTATGAAACACAAGGGAAATATGAAATGGCCGAGCAACTTCACCATCAAGTCATACAAATGGTCGAACGAGCTCAAGGGCAAGACCATCCAACGTTAGCTACAAATTTCAATAATCTAGGCTCCCTCTATATTACTCTAGGGCTTTATAGTAAAGCAGAGCCACTTTTGAATCGTGCTTTATTCCTTGAAAAAAAATATTATGGCTCAAAACATATTATGACAGCGGTCACACTCAATGATTTAGGTCTCTTATACACGGAGCAAGGGAATTATCAGAAAGCCATATTAATGTATCAGCGCTCTTTAACAATTGATAAAAAAATAGAGAGGGAGGGACCCGATGTTGCAACTTCTTTAAGTAATCTTGCCAGAGTCTATCGAATTCTCGGGCAGTATCATCAGGCTGAAGAATTTGCTTTGGAAGCTCTAAAAATGGATAAAAAATTCTTACCAGCAAATCATGCTTCCATTGGGCGTGATTTAAATAATCTTGCGAGAATTTATGACGCTCAAGGGCAGGCGGCGAAAGCTGAGGATTTATACCAGCAAGCGGTATTAATTTTAGAAAAAGCCTATGGGACTGAACATCCTGAGGTTGCTACTTCTTTGAATAATCTTGCCACTATGTATGCTGAAAAAAATCAACACCACAAAGCGGAGAAACTTTATCTGCGGGCTATTGCTATCAATGAAAAAAGCTTACCTCCGGAAAGCCCGAATGCGGCTGATGCATTGCATAATCTGGCAGAGCTTTATCTTCGTGAAGGGAAGTACAGCGAAGCGGTAACACTTTCTCAACGGGTAGTTAACTTGAGACAAAAGGCTTTAGGCGTTAATCATCCTGAAGTGGCTGGCAGTTTGAATAATTTGGCACAAGCCTATTCCAAACAATCCTTATACGCCAAAGCAGAACCCCTTTACTTGCAAGCCATAGGCATTGTTGAAAAAACGTTGGGACCCGAACACCCTGATCTGGCTACCTATATGAATAATCTTGCCGAATTATACCGGGCGCAAAAACAGTACGCCAAGGCGAAACCGCTCTTTGAAAAAGCGTTGCTAATCAGTACCCAAAGCTTGGGTGCCAGACATCCCACGGTATTGGCAATTCAGCACAATTTAAAACAATGTAAGGAATGA
- a CDS encoding alcohol dehydrogenase catalytic domain-containing protein: MIKAKGYAAKSPTSLLEPFAFERRTPGSEDVHIAILYCGICHSDLHTARNEWQGTVYPVVPGHEIVGKVIKVGDKVTQFKEGETGHSAA, from the coding sequence ATGATTAAAGCCAAAGGATATGCTGCAAAATCCCCTACCAGTTTGCTTGAGCCGTTTGCTTTTGAGCGCCGAACCCCTGGCAGTGAAGATGTACACATTGCCATTCTTTATTGCGGTATCTGCCATTCTGATCTGCATACAGCGCGCAATGAATGGCAAGGTACGGTTTATCCGGTTGTACCTGGTCATGAAATTGTTGGCAAAGTGATCAAGGTTGGGGACAAGGTAACCCAATTTAAAGAAGGTGAAACCGGACATTCCGCAGCATGA